Proteins encoded by one window of Salvia splendens isolate huo1 chromosome 14, SspV2, whole genome shotgun sequence:
- the LOC121764935 gene encoding protein FAR1-RELATED SEQUENCE 5-like isoform X2, which produces MVEETAGDSDKEDLNSRGSNEDDLAESEEKACLGEGGEVVEPHVGMEFDSEDDARRFYNDYARRVGFVVRVMQRRRSEIDGRTLARRLGCNKQGFSPNTKGMVGPEKKPRPSAREGCKATILFKLEKSGKWVVTRFAKEHNHVLVVTAQEYTNVLDKDKRIQELARELQRQEKLCAEYRESLISLLTTVESQADQMSSKILAVVESVKKAEAEALSEALTIGSDK; this is translated from the exons A TGGTAGAAGAAACGGCTGGTGACTCGGACAAAGAGGATTTGAACTCAAGGGGCTCGAACGAAGATGATCTAGCTGAATCTGAGGAGAAAGCATGCTTGGGAGAAGGAGGTGAAGTTGTCGAACCCCATGTAGGTATGGAGTTTGACTCGGAAGATGATGCTAGGAGATTCTATAACGACTATGCTAGGAGGGTAGGGTTCGTTGTGCGCGTCATGCAACGACGTCGTTCTGAGATAGACGGTAGAACTCTCGCTCGCCGGCTTGGGTGTAACAAACAGGGCTTCTCCCCAAACACAAAGGGTATGGTTGGGCCCGAGAAGAAGCCACGTCCTAGTGCACGCGAGGGTTGCAAGGCAACAATACTATTCAAGTTGGAGAAGTCTGGGAAGTGGGTGGTGACTCGTTTCGCCAAGGAACACAACCACGTTCTAGTTGTCACCGCTCAAGAATACACTAATGTG CTCGATAAGGACAAGCGGATCCAAGAACTTGCACGAGAGCTGCAGCGGCAAGAAAAGCTATGCGCTGAGTATCGGGAGAGTCTGATCAGCCTTCTTACGACAGTCGAGAGCCAAGCCGATCAGATGTCGTCGAAAATTCTCGCAGTGGTTGAAAGTGTTAAAAAAGCTGAAGCAGAAGCTCTTAGTGAAGCACTGACAATAGGATCGGATAAATAG
- the LOC121763839 gene encoding uncharacterized CRM domain-containing protein At3g25440, chloroplastic-like, which produces MAVRNLASKLPFLKHLRSNFAPFSPLLSHAHFIFQSSRIVSSSTPLAVGKCVIGGQICKFGGVASFHSGRVLRNAEPEVERGGQNGAAPVTKRKKLKGKRAVVRWLKLFRYKKKKTFERMTAEEKILYKLMKARRKEERLLEALRKIEPKETSDTMHDPEILTPEEHFYFLKMGEKSKNYVPVGRRGLYQGVILNMHLHWKKHQTLKVIVKTFSPQEVKEIASELARLSGGIVLDIQEDNTIIMYRGKNYAQPPTEIMSPRETLSRKKALDKSRYRDALRAVKRYIPRLEQELELLQAQAGSEPTTNEEKQANDAGDLDSGNHPNGEFEGSARLKELLTKSEENGANSSVHMDMVSDSEDLSDIFESESDAETEGKDVKPLYMDEFEKFPVQSEGEDDDFEEHLRQISADMKKGKSLNRDVEAEDLDEVDRMVLRAASLLKKKRK; this is translated from the exons atggcgGTGAGAAATTTAGCATCTAAACTCCCATTCCTCAAACATCTCCGCTCCAATTTCGCTCCCTTTTCGCCTCTTCTCTCTCATGCCCATTTCATATTCCAGAGCTCCAG GATCGTTAGCAGCAGCACACCTCTTGCAGTCGGGAAATGTGTGATTGGAGGGCAAATATGTAAATTTGGCGGCGTCGCATCGTTCCATTCGGGTCGGGTTCTGAGAAATGCGGAGCCTGAGGTGGAGCGGGGCGGGCAAAATGGTGCTGCTCCGGTAACGAAAAGGAAGAAATTGAAAGGGAAGAGAGCTGTGGTGAGGTGGCTGAAGTTATTCAGGTATAAGAAGAAGAAAACCTTTGAAAGGATGACTGCGGAAGAGAAAATCCTCTACAAATTGATgaag GCTCGGAGGAAAGAGGAAAGATTACTTGAAGCCCTCAGAAAGATCGAGCCTAAAGAGACATCGGACACGATGCACGACCCTGAAATATTGACACCCGAAGAACACTTTTACTTTTTGAAGATGGGCGAGAAGAGCAAAAATTATGTCCCTGTTGGGAGACGGGGATTGTATCAAGGCGTTATACTGAACATGCACTTGCACTGGAAGAAGCATCAGACATTGAAGGTCATTGTGAAGACTTTCTCCCCTCAAGAGGTGAAGGAGATTGCCTCAGAGCTGGCGCGTTTGAGCGGTGGGATTGTGCTCGATATTCAGGAAGATAACACCATAATTATGTATAGAGGGAAGAACTATGCCCAACCCCCGACCGAGATAATGTCTCCAAGGGAAACCCTTTCGAGAAAGAAG GCCTTGGATAAATCGAGATATAGGGACGCGCTGCGGGCTGTTAAGAGATATATCCCAAGACTGGAGCAGGAGCTAGAGCTGCTTCAAGCTCAGGCGGGAAGTGAACCTACCACGAATGAAGAAAAACAGGCGAATGATGCTGGTGATCTAGATTCCGGGAACCATCCCAATGGAGAGTTCGAAGGGTCTGCTAGGCTGAAAGAACTATTGACTAAAAGTGAAGAAAATGGAGCCAATTCGAGCGTACACATGGATATGGTTTCAGATTCTGAAGATCTGTCTGATATTTTTGAGTCGGAGTCGGACGCGGAGACAGAAGGGAAAGATGTAAAGCCTCTTTACATGGATGAGTTTGAAAAGTTTCCGGTGCAGAGTGAGGGAGAGGACGACGATTTCGAAGAACATTTGCGCCAAATATCTGCTGATATGAAAAAGGGCAAATCGCTCAACCGAGACGTAGAGGCAGAGGATCTCGATGAGGTTGATCGAATGGTTCTACGAGCTGCTTCACTCttgaaaaaaaagaggaaatga
- the LOC121764935 gene encoding protein FAR1-RELATED SEQUENCE 5-like isoform X1: MVEETAGDSDKEDLNSRGSNEDDLAESEEKACLGEGGEVVEPHVGMEFDSEDDARRFYNDYARRVGFVVRVMQRRRSEIDGRTLARRLGCNKQGFSPNTKGMVGPEKKPRPSAREGCKATILFKLEKSGKWVVTRFAKEHNHVLVVTAQEYTNVSMQLDKDKRIQELARELQRQEKLCAEYRESLISLLTTVESQADQMSSKILAVVESVKKAEAEALSEALTIGSDK, translated from the exons A TGGTAGAAGAAACGGCTGGTGACTCGGACAAAGAGGATTTGAACTCAAGGGGCTCGAACGAAGATGATCTAGCTGAATCTGAGGAGAAAGCATGCTTGGGAGAAGGAGGTGAAGTTGTCGAACCCCATGTAGGTATGGAGTTTGACTCGGAAGATGATGCTAGGAGATTCTATAACGACTATGCTAGGAGGGTAGGGTTCGTTGTGCGCGTCATGCAACGACGTCGTTCTGAGATAGACGGTAGAACTCTCGCTCGCCGGCTTGGGTGTAACAAACAGGGCTTCTCCCCAAACACAAAGGGTATGGTTGGGCCCGAGAAGAAGCCACGTCCTAGTGCACGCGAGGGTTGCAAGGCAACAATACTATTCAAGTTGGAGAAGTCTGGGAAGTGGGTGGTGACTCGTTTCGCCAAGGAACACAACCACGTTCTAGTTGTCACCGCTCAAGAATACACTAATGTG TCAATGCAGCTCGATAAGGACAAGCGGATCCAAGAACTTGCACGAGAGCTGCAGCGGCAAGAAAAGCTATGCGCTGAGTATCGGGAGAGTCTGATCAGCCTTCTTACGACAGTCGAGAGCCAAGCCGATCAGATGTCGTCGAAAATTCTCGCAGTGGTTGAAAGTGTTAAAAAAGCTGAAGCAGAAGCTCTTAGTGAAGCACTGACAATAGGATCGGATAAATAG